The Natator depressus isolate rNatDep1 chromosome 23, rNatDep2.hap1, whole genome shotgun sequence sequence GCTGTAAGCCTTTCACCCCCGCATCCAAgcaagcggggggggggcagtgggtggaagctgggggggaggaagtgggggcaGCACTGGGTGGCAGCGGGGCATATTGGGTAGCGGCCGTCTGACCGCttggttttgggggaggggaccTAAGTGtatccccccccccgcttccctgACAGGATATTTCTAGGCCTGGCTGAGCAGTTCCAGCTGTTGgagttgggggctgggggcgTCGGCTCCCAGGACCCGGGCGGGGCCGGAGCAGGGGGCGGCGTCGGCTCCCAGGACTGGTGGCGGGGGATCTTTCCCTCTGTGAATTTGCCCTATGCCTGGCAGTGCCCCTGGGGTGGCTTGGACCCATCCCCCTCTCTGCCACGCAGCCTCAGGGGGCCCCCATCAAGCACCCATcttcctgtcccagcccagagccctccgtCACTCCTTCGTTCAGCCGCTTTCTTCCTCCatctccctttctcctccccacccgATTCATGGTACAGAGATGCACACTCCCACCTCCCCGTGCTCtcaccactagcccccactccccgctcagagctggggagagagcccaggagtcctggcccccagccccctctcctcaAGTTTTTCAGCCTGGCACTCCCCACAGGGCACTTGGGTCACGAACCCCAGGGTCAGCTCAGCCGGGCGCTGCCGGCGACTGGGGATGGGGCGTCCGCCTCGGACCAGAGGCACAGAAACGGCCCCCCTATttcgtgtgtgtgtctgttcctgctgccccctgctggagcggCTGGGCTCTGCGTGTGTCTGACGCCCCCGGCTGCGGAGACaggccctggggggtgggggtgggtgtgtccctgctgccccctgctggagtggATGGAGATTGCCCGGCTCTGTGCATATGCCGGATTCCCGTAACAcgccctgactctctccccccatctcctcctccccaggtgaCCCCGCCATGCCGATCCAGCGCACCAAGTCCGTGGGCAACACGCAGGCCCTGACCTCCCAGGTGGGCATTGTCCGCCTGCTGGAGGCGCTCTTCGCCTGCGTCACCTTCAGCCTGGTGGTGCACGAGGGGGGCTGGCACAACCGTAACGGAGACTGGTGCATGTTCTGCTGGTGCTTCTGCTTCGCCGTGACGCTGCTGGTGCTGGTGGTGGAGTTCGTGGGGCTCCAGCACCGCATGCCCGTCTCCTGGAAGAACTTCCCCATCACCTTCGCCATGTACGCCACCCTCATGTGCCTCTCGGCCTCCGTCATCTACCCGGTCACCCACATCCAGAACAGCCACGTCACTGGCAAAACCAAGGACTACCGCATCGCTGCCACCGTCTTCTCCTGCCTCACCTGCCTGGCCTACTCGGTGGAGGTGACCATGACCCGGGCCAAGCCGGGTGAGGTGACGGGCTACATGGCCACCGTGCCCGGGCTGCTGAAGGTGGTGGAGACATTCGTGGCTTGCATCATCTTTGTCTTCATCAGCGAGCCGGTCTCCTACGACCGCCATGAGGCGCTGAAGTGGTGCCTGGCCGTCTACTGCATCTGCTTCATCCTCTCGCTGGTGGTCATTGTGCTGTGCATCGGGGAGTGCACCGGCTGGCTGCCCTGTGCCTTCAACAAGTTCCTAAGTGGCTACACGCTGCTGGCCGTGCTCATGTACGCCACGGCCACCGTCATCTGGCCCATCTACAGCTTCGACCGCAAGCAGGGCGGTGAGCCGCGCCGGCCCTCCTCCTGCCACAGCCACAGCTTCTGCTCCTGGGATAAGTTGGTGGCCATTGCTGTGCTGACGGCCATCAACCTGCTGGTCTACCTGGCCGACCTGGTGTACTCCGCCCGGCTCATCTTCATCCAGGCCTAGTCGCCGGGGGCTGCTGGACCGGCTGAGTGCTGGGGACAAGGGCTGGTCCCCCACCGGGTTCTCTGGATTTCATCTGTCTGTTTTGCCCcctcattcatttattttttcttttattttctttcctttttctttatcctttttctctttcatttattgtctttatctttatttcttttttctttatccttctctctttgattctttctttctttttctttcttttgtgctTTTCCTTTCTcataattattcattttttctttttctatttcatTTACTGTCTTTATCTTTCCTTGATTCTTTTCCTTTATCCCTCTTATTCTTTCTTATTTCTTTGCTCTCTTTCTTTCATTTCCTCTCATTAATTCATTTATTCTTTCCTGtcatgtatttatttgtttattttctttctctctctttcgaTTGTTCTCCTTTATTCCTTCTTTTCTtggagctctctctctcactttcttttctttctcttggtcttttgttctttttctctcatttattttctcactttcattctttttccttcttcttttctcccccctctcctcctctccagcATTCCCCGTCCTGGCATACCCACTCCCTTGTAAAAAGTGTTATCCTTTTTGCCTTAGCCTGGCCCTCTAAGAAGCCCGTTGGTTCCCCTCCACAGTGGttggggggcgggagtgggggaggaatcaTGGCTAATCACCGGCCATTCTATGCCTTTTATCCAGCGGGAGCTGCAGCAGATGAAAGATCGGTGGCCTGACCAGCAGGGCCCAGTGGGCGCCGGAGCCTTTAAACCCAGCACCTCCAATCCCAGCAGAAGTAGAGGGAGAAACAGTGGGGAGGGCGGGAAAGAGGTGAGGACTCCTctttaatggaaatatttgtcTGGAGGTTAAAAATGCTTGCCTGCCAGAGTCTTAAAGGTAATGGGTGCACTCTGGCACCTTCCTAAGAAAAAGCCACCAGTGGTTAAACAGCATGCAgcctttaatgaaaatatttgtctgGAGGTCAGAAATTCTTGCCTGCTGGAGTCTTAAAGGTAAATCACCGAATCAGCCCTCTagctggaaattaaaaaaaaaaacaaaaacaaaaaccccatttGCTTGGTTCTTGAATATTTATCCAGGGGTTTTAAATAGTCCTGCCGGCCATTATCTTAAAGGTGATGTTGCCGGATCCGTGCCTCACAGTGCTAGAATGTAGCTAGCTGCTTACATCGGTCCAGTCTCTCTCTTTGTATCATTCATCTGGGTTTTTTTATACATCTAttttttacactggtataaaagcAGACAAAAAGTATTATGGTCTTTGTTGCAAGTGTTTGTGTCACAATTGACCTAGCAAAttatggggcggggggagtttaTATACGtataaatatatagagagaaaatGGGAAGTAACAATAAATGACTGAAAGGTACTTTGTGTTTGTCTGTCGTCTCTCCTGTTTAGAGCTTTGCTGATAAGGATAAGCTGGGGTTATCCTGACAAAACGGCTCAGGGGGacggggaatggggcatggggcctttcccctctagggggcgccagctcccatccg is a genomic window containing:
- the MYADM gene encoding myeloid-associated differentiation marker, yielding MPIQRTKSVGNTQALTSQVGIVRLLEALFACVTFSLVVHEGGWHNRNGDWCMFCWCFCFAVTLLVLVVEFVGLQHRMPVSWKNFPITFAMYATLMCLSASVIYPVTHIQNSHVTGKTKDYRIAATVFSCLTCLAYSVEVTMTRAKPGEVTGYMATVPGLLKVVETFVACIIFVFISEPVSYDRHEALKWCLAVYCICFILSLVVIVLCIGECTGWLPCAFNKFLSGYTLLAVLMYATATVIWPIYSFDRKQGGEPRRPSSCHSHSFCSWDKLVAIAVLTAINLLVYLADLVYSARLIFIQA